Proteins encoded in a region of the Triticum dicoccoides isolate Atlit2015 ecotype Zavitan chromosome 3A, WEW_v2.0, whole genome shotgun sequence genome:
- the LOC119272237 gene encoding WRKY DNA-binding transcription factor 70-like: MQTQSRLIMNPNGGVAGYEPAAADEQHEAVLRELTHGHQLTAHLQAEALRALRGQGQAEATATFILQEVSRAFSVCINIMGGSSPAATPTTPPPDAAAVVASGAASGRRARDDGVPRKVTVTSSPYSDGYQWRKYGQKRIMRTSFPRCYYRCCYHRERSCPATKLVQQQPPQQRGDGEQTMYTVTYVHEHTCHNMAPPEPEAAARSSTPDPLGFSSGLQPRQQQWGGAGLDRGSKDELERQALVSSLACVLQGHHQSYPGSGAGTPDGSPSQARAGDCPSASGLSLDASDDVGLDVTDYGVTDALYFAASSSYGPGGDGMIP; this comes from the exons ATGCAGACGCAGTCCCGTCTCATCATGAACCccaacggcggcgtcgccggctacGAGCCCGCGGCGGCCGACGAGCAGCACGAGGCGGTGCTGAGGGAGCTGACGCACGGGCACCAGCTGACggcgcacctgcaggcggaggcgcTGCGGGCGCTGCGCGGGCAGGGCCAGGCCGAGGCCACCGCCACATTCATCCTGCAGGAGGTGTCCCGCGCCTTCTCCGTCTGCATCAACATCATGGGCGGCTCCTCCCCGGCCGCGACCCCGACCACGCCGCCACCGGACGCGGCGGCCGTCGTTGCCAGCGGCGCCGCGAGCGGGCGCCGTGCTAGAGATGACGGCGTCCCGAGAAA AGTAACAGTGACTTCCTCGCCGTACTCGGACGGGTACCAATGGAGGAAATACGGCCAGAAGAGGATCATGAGGACAAGCTTCCCAAG GTGCTACTACCGATGCTGCTACCACCGCGAGCGCAGCTGCCCGGCCACGAAGCTGGTGCAGCAGCAGCCGCCGCAGCAGCGCGGCGACGGCGAGCAGACGATGTACACCGTCACCTACGTCCACGAGCACACGTGCCACAACATGGCGCCGcccgagcccgaggcggcggcacgTAGCTCCACGCCCGACCCGCTAGGCTTCTCTTCCGGGCTGCAACCGAGGCAGCAGCAGTGGGGCGGCGCCGGCCTGGACCGCGGCTCCAAGGACGAGCTCGAGCGGCAGGCGCTCGTGTCGTCCCTCGCCTGCGTGCTGCAGGGCCACCACCAGAGCTACCCCGGGTCCGGGGCCGGCACGCCGGACGGATCGCCCTCGCAGGCCCGCGCCGGCGACTGCCCGTCCGCGTCCGGTCTCTCGCTCGATGCGTCCGACGACGTGGGGCTGGACGTCACGGACTACGGCGTGACGGACGCGCTGTATTTCGCTGCGTCCTCGTCGTATGGGCCAGGCGGCGACGGCATGATTCCTTGA